ACGCTTATTAAAGCCCTGATGATTTCCATAACTGTGAATATACACACCTTTACTTATGTACAGACATCCCTTTCCATGAGGTCAGTTACAGACGTAGGATCgtaatttgagacagtttgctacaacaggaaaataaccctgcagcaacatgaaatgtgaattattatgtggattataattaatggaataTTTTTTGTAGAGGTTGATCCATTTTTCGTAAGGACAAAGTcggacattttaaagtggaaattacaaaatttagaagcctttttaacctCGAATACACTAccagtttgcatttcctgctgtgccgGAAAAttatcagcaacaaaagagtgatcaaattaagatcctacatctgtaacgcTTTCTGTTCCATCTCAGAGGCTGAGAGAGCCAGCATTATTTGCCAAGGAAGCAGGATATGAGTCGGAGGTCCCTCATGAAAAGCTGACCATCGCCCAAGCCAAGAGAGGCACACCAGGTCAGTCATCTACTGTGTGGTCTCACCAGGTCAGACCAGTCACAGGTGAGTCAGACTAATCAGAGGTCAGTGTGACCACCAGTTTGATCACTCCTGCTGGGATTAGTGAGGAATGACAAGCGAAAGAGGAGACCTactcagttgcacaactgaatgttgcatttaacccaactcctctgaatcagagaggtgaggggggctgccttaatcgatgtCATTGGCACCCAGTTGTTGTTGGGTGTTAACTGCCTcaagggcagaatggcagatttttacaccttgccggctcagggattcaaaccagcaacctttaggttactggcccaatgctcttaacctctaggctacctgggaAAAAGGATAAATAGAGGTAAGAGGCAGtcaacagagggagggatggagactgGGAGAACGTGGAGAGCGACAGATCAAATTAGCATTTTTCTTTTGTTATAGCAATCCGGCCGGTCCGAGTCTATGCTGATGGGATCTTTGACCTCTTCCACTCTGGACATGCTCGCGCTCTGATGCAAGCCAAGAACCTGTTCCCCAACACACATCTCATAGTGGGAGGTAAATAGTGCCTTTAAAATAGATCACAGACAGTGATTGGATCATATTGATCAGATCACGAAACTCACATTTTAGCGGCACAAGGTATAAATTAGGTTTTTGTGTGTCTGTCCTCAAAGTCTGCAGTGATGAACTCACACACCGGTATAAGGGCTACACGGTGATGACAGAGTCTGAGCGCTACGAAGCCCTGATACACTGTCGCTATGTGGATGAGGTGGTACGGGACGCTCCCTGGACCCTCCGCCCTGACTTCCTGAAGAAACATAAGGTCAGCACTTCTGGACAAGGgtcacatatactgtacatcagTGTTTCTCAACCAGGGGTATTAGGCCCTATCCAGCTAGgacctatccacagggggtactaggccctatccacaggggtactaggacctatccacagggggtactaggccctatccacagggggtactaggacctatccacaggggtactaggacctatccacagggggtactaggacctatccacagggggtactaggacctatccacaggggtactaggacctatccacaggggtactaggacctaTCCACAGCGGGTACTAGgacctatccacaggggtactaggacctatccacagggggtactaggacccatccacagggggtactaggcCCTATCCACAGGGTTACTAGGACCTATCCACAGCGGGTACTAGGACCTACCCAtagggggtacttgagaagactcatgagaccataagCTTACTGGTAAAATGTAAATGAGGGGGTACTTCAAGGGTTCTCTGGGCAGAGCAAAATGTACttggtggtacagtaactgaAAAGAGTTGGAGACCATTGCTGTACATTACTCAATATTACTAACAATCAACCTTAAAATCTGATATAGAGCATGTCCCTTTTTTCTGTTATAAAATCACCTTAATGCTATCCTGTGATTTCCCCAGATTGACTTTGTAGCGCATGATGATATCCCATACACCTCTGCTGGATCAGAGGATGTCTACAAACACATCAAGGAAGCAGGTAACTAACTGATCTGCTCTGAAACAGATATTAACCTGTAGCCAATGGAGATTTTATTTGTGTGCGTTTGCTGAGTTACAGCCTATAATTTGTCACTACCTGTGTCATCTTGACTGTGTTTGAGCACTGTTCTCTCTGTTGGGTTTCAGGGATGTTCGTGGCCACACAGAGGACAGATGGCATCTCTACATCTGACCTCATCACCAGGATAGTGAGAGACTACGACCTCTATGTCCGACGCAACCTGCAGAGAGGCTACACAGCCAGTGACCTCAACGTTAGCTTCATCAGGGTAAGAATGACATCATAATTACCATAGAACAATGAATGAAGTTGGAATTAACATCTGATACATTAGCTTGCATTTGAGGAAGATTAATGGTTGTTTCAGTATTGGTGGTTGTGGTTGATTAACACTAGACCATCTTTAGCTGATTCCTTACAGCCAACCGCATGTCTAACTTGTGCAGGAGAAGAAAATCCGTCTTCAAAACCAGGTGGATCGTATGAAGGAGACGGTAAAGACAGTAGAGGAGAAGTCCAAGCACTTTGTGCACTCGGTGGAAGAGAAGAGCCAAGACCTCATCCACAAGTGGGAGGAGAAGTCCTGGGAGTTCATTAGTAATTTCCTGGAGTCGTTTGGTCCAGGTGGAGCGTGGGTAAGTTTATCTTTAGCCCACAATAGATAGATACTATGTTAGGAAGCATGAAACGTCAATAGGGGAAGATGGTTAGTAATGATCCCATTCCTCAAAGTAAGTGACTAGACAATATGAACAAGTAGTTTAGGAAAGAAACGCTCAGTTGacaaacaataacaaaacatatcatgctgtctctctccctgtctttccctctttccatctctcccctccctctctgtgagCAGCATGTGATCCAGGAGAAAAGTGGTCGCATGCTCCAGGCTCTGTCACCCTACGCATCACCCGTCGCCTCGCCCCGTGGCTCCCCCAGCAGCAGCCCTACCAGAGGGCGCTCCCCatcgcctccctcctctccctcctctcaatcCCCTCGTTCTCCTCGTTCCTCCGCCACCTACCCCAAGGGTGCCTCTGCCCATCCCTCAACTTCCCTCAGCAGTATGAGTGAGGGGGATGACGACGAGAAATAGAGACAGCACTGTCCCTCAAACACTCAGTGTACAGGTAACTGCcgaaataaaggaaacacttgtgGAAACACTAGTAAAggaaacactaaccctaacccctaacacaaATGAGAGATACAGGACAAGGGAAGCTTGGTCTTTACATCCTCAAAGACATGCTTCTGTCAGCTGTAACTATTTTGAATGTGTCAATAATCATGTGTATTTCAAACGTAGATTCAGATTTTTGACTTTGTagatgtaactgccaaaataaaggaaacatttgagtaaatgagggatacaaagtatattgaaagcaggtgcttccacacaggtgtggttcctgagtatATTAAACAATTagcatcccatcatgcttagggtcatgtataaaaattccCAGTTGCCCATTATGTTGGCTAACATGGCTAGAAGAAAAGATTTCAGTGACTTTAAAAGAGGAGACTCAAAGTAGCATAGAGGGtttaaatggtgtgtgtgtgtgtctcagtcatcTGATCTCAaaccaattgaacacttatgggagattctggagcggcgcctgagacagctttccaccaccatcaacaaaacaccaaatgatggaatttctcatggaggaaaggtgtcacatccctccaatagagttccagacacttgtagaatctttgccaaggtgcattgaagctgttctggtggctcgtggtggcccaacgccagAGTAAGagactatgttggtgtttcctttattttgtcagttacctgtacatGGTTACtttgtgcactgtgtgtgtgtaaaatgtcGCCCACAGTCTACcatatttttgttattttattgtgtaggTCGTAAGGTAACTGAATGCACTGTTGAAACTCCATTCTCACTTCTAATTCCTGAACCACACAAATACATACAACTAATACCACTATTTCACTGTCTAAACCTGGCTTTATTTTAGCAACATGCTTAAATGTGTGTTCAGTTGTATatgatacagtgcattctgaaagtgttcaaaccccttgactttttccacatttggttacgttacagccgtattctaaaatggctTGAAtccagttttttgttgttgaagtttttgcaaatgtataaacaatttaaaactgaaatatcacatttacaagtATACaatcctttactcagtaatttgttgaagcacctttggcagcgacctTTGGCagtcctcttgggtatgacgcgacaagcttggcacacatatacttggggagtttctcccattctttctgcagatcctctcaagctgtcaagttggatgggagtgttgttgcacagctattttcaggtctctgcagagatgttcgatcgggttcaagttcaggctctgtctgggccactcaaggacattcagagacttgtcccgaatccactcctacgttgtcttggttgtgtgcttgcggtcgttgtcctgttggaaggtgaacctttgcccaagTCTAAGGtcatgagtgctctggagcaggttttcatcaacgatctctctgtactttgatcctttcatctttccctcgatcctggctagtctcctcgttcctgctgctgaaaaacatccccacagcatgatgctgccaccaccatgcttcactgtacgaatggtgccaggtttcctccagatgtgacgcttggcattcaggccaaagagttcaatcttggtttcatcagaccagagaatattgtttctcatggtctgagagtcctttaggtgccttttggcaaactccaagcgggctgtcatgtgccttttactgaggagtggcttccgtctggccactctaccataaaggcctgattgttggagtgctgcagatatggttgtccctctggaagtttctcccatctccatagaggaactctggagctctgtcagagtgactatcgggtcACCTccgtgaccaaggcccttctcccctgatagctcagtttggccaggcggccagctctaggaagagtctgggttttccaatcttcttccatttaaaaacttcttagggctgcaatcccgttaacgggatcgatatgacaacagccagtgaaagtgcagggcgccaaattcaaaacaacaaaaatctcataattaaaagtcctcaaacatacatatatcttataccgttttaaaggtaatcttgttgttaatctcACCACAGTCTCCgattcaaataggctttacagcgaaagcgccacaaacgattatgttaggtcaacaccaactcacagaaaaattcagccatttttccagccaaagagaggagtcacaaaaagctcAAATAGatataaaattaatcactaacctttgatgatcgtcatcagatgacactcatagaacttcatgttacacattaaatgtatgttttgtttgataaagttcatatttatataaaacaatCTCAGTaaacattggcgcgttacgttcactagttccaaaaacatccggtgatattgcagagagccacatcattttcagaaatactcattataaatgtcgatgaatacaattgttagacatggaaatatagatatatctctccttaatgcaaccgctgtgtcagatttcaaaaaaactttacggaaaaagcaaaccatgcaataatctgagacggcgctcagaaaaaaaagaaaatgatccaccatgttggagtcaacagaaatcagaaataacattgtaaataatcccttacctttgacgatcttcataaGAATGCACTCCTAGGAATCCTAGTTctacaataaatgcttgatttgttcgataatgtccattatttatgtccaagtagctacttttgttagcgcttttagtacacaaatccaaacgctcgtgcaggtccagccgaacgtcggacaaaaacttgaaaaagttatattacaggtcaaaaaaacttgtcaaactaagtatagaatcaatctttaggatgttgttatcataaatcttcaataaagtttcAGCCGGAGAATTCCTGTCTGTAGAgaagcaatggaacgcaggtcgctatcatgtgaaatgcgtgtgaccaggacctggctctctgccagaccactgactcaaagagctcccatccggctccacaacacagtagaagcgtcattcaagtttctaaagacggttggcatctagtggaagcattaggaagtgcaacatagcCAATATCCCACTGtttattcaataggggctgggttgaaaatcgaccaacctcagatttcccacttcctgtttggatttcttctcaggtttttgcctgccatatgagttctgttatactcacagacatcagtcaaacagttttagaaacttcagagtgttttctatccaataccaataataatatgcatatattagcaactgggactgaggagcaggccatttactctggacacctttcatccaagctacacAATACTGCcccaatgatggaggccactgtgttattagGGACATTCAGTGCTGCAGAaacgttttggtacccttccccagatctgtgcctcgacacaatcctgtctcggagctctacgaacaattcctttgacctcatggcttggtttttgctctgacatgcactgtcaactgtgggaccttaaatcggcaggtgtgtgcctttccaaatcaggtccaatcaattgaatttaccacaggtggactctaatcaagttgtagaaacatctcaaggatgattaatgaaaacaggatgcacttgagctcaatttcgagtctcatagcaaagggtctgaataaggtatttctgttttcatatttgataaatttgcaaacatttctaaaaacctgttttcactttgtcattatggggtattgtgtgtagattgatgaggaaaaaaatggatttagtcaattttagaataaagttgTGGAATAAttaaaggtgtctgaatactttctgaatgcactgtatacagtaaaaaaaactattttatgACATAAGTAGTTTCTATTAAATATTAAATACAATTCTTTCTGAGAGTATTTGACCTACTCACATTTCCTACATCAATTTAATTTGAGGCCTTTGGTACAAATGTTTTTAAAGCAATCGAAAGTAGGATATGTCTCAAAGTATTCTGATACTGCCCTATGCATTTCTTAAGCATCCAATGTGATTATAATCTCTTATAAACTTACAGTACCATATTGCATTATCAAGCTTTCAATTACTGACCTACTAGCATCCTGAGTAACACTTAGTCACACACATACTGCCATAACATGACAAACCAATCTTCTAGTTTTACACAGTATATTGTCACTGTAGGACAGGTTGCTCCAGTCATCTGGCTCAGGGCCGGTCTGGTAGTGTCTCCACGCTGACTTGTTGAAAACCGGGAGATGCTCAAAGGACTCACTGGACAGGGCTTGGAGGTCAGAGACAAACACATGGGATGCTGGagcatgttgactccaatgcttaccacagttgtgtcaagttggctggatgtcctttgggtggtggaccatttctGATACACACGGCAAACTGTTGAGCATGAGAAACtcagcaacgttgcagttcttgacacactcaagccagtgcgcctggcacctactaccacacactgttcaaaggcacttaaatcttttgtcttgtccattcaccttctgaatgacacacatacatgatccatgtctcaattgcctcaaggcttaagaatccttctttaacctgtctcctccccttcatctacactgattgaagtagatttaacaagtgacatcaataagggatcatagctttcatccgcagtcatctggtcagtctatgtcatggaaagagcaggtgttgctaatattttgtaaactcagtgtaaaTACAACATGATACAGTCAATAAGGAAGGACTTCACACATACACTACTGTTACGATTGTTTGTTGAACGAGGAgaacaaggtgcagcgtggtaggtgaACATCTTACTTTTATTAAAATGACCACCGAAAAACAgctaaatacaaaacaaatgtaAAGTTCTGCAGGCTACACAGCAACTATACAAactcaagatcccacaaactaaggtgGGTAAAAGGCTGCCTATGTagcgacgttcttctgttgaaggaggagcggaccaaaatgcagcgtggtggttactcatgtttattgaagaaaaatgactagacatgaaataactgaaatgtacaaaaacagacggaaacgtgaaaaactaaacagagacaggaacaatcacccacgaaacactcaaagaatatggctgcctaaatatggttcccaatcagagacaacgataaccacctgactctgattgagaactgcctcaggtagccatagactacgctatacaccccacaaaaccccaagacgaaacacaccacaataaacccatgtcacaccctggcctgacccaataaatgaagataaacataatatattttgaccaaggcgtgacagaacctccccccccctaaggtgcggactcccggacgcacatcaaaacaatagggagggtccgggtgggcgtctgtccatggtggcggctccggtgcgggacgtggaccccactctataaatgtcttagtcccccctcctcgcttcctaggatagtccaccctcgccgccgaccatggcctagtagtcctcacccagaaccccactggactgaggggcagctcggaactgagggtcagc
This region of Oncorhynchus masou masou isolate Uvic2021 chromosome 8, UVic_Omas_1.1, whole genome shotgun sequence genomic DNA includes:
- the LOC135544208 gene encoding choline-phosphate cytidylyltransferase B-like, with product MVGRRHGSRGIRGSQKPQQQSTGGPRKRLREPALFAKEAGYESEVPHEKLTIAQAKRGTPAIRPVRVYADGIFDLFHSGHARALMQAKNLFPNTHLIVGVCSDELTHRYKGYTVMTESERYEALIHCRYVDEVVRDAPWTLRPDFLKKHKIDFVAHDDIPYTSAGSEDVYKHIKEAGMFVATQRTDGISTSDLITRIVRDYDLYVRRNLQRGYTASDLNVSFIREKKIRLQNQVDRMKETVKTVEEKSKHFVHSVEEKSQDLIHKWEEKSWEFISNFLESFGPGGAWHVIQEKSGRMLQALSPYASPVASPRGSPSSSPTRGRSPSPPSSPSSQSPRSPRSSATYPKGASAHPSTSLSSMSEGDDDEK